The Prevotella fusca JCM 17724 genome includes a window with the following:
- a CDS encoding DUF1015 domain-containing protein, with protein sequence MAVIKPFKGIRPPKDLVESVASRPYDVLDSEEARVEAGDNEKSLYHIIKPEINFEVGTSEYDPRAYNSAVEQFQMFQDKGWLVQDDKEHYYIYAQTMNGKTQYGLVVGAYVDDYLKGNIKKHELTRRDKEEDRMKHVRICNANVEPVFFAYPDNKVLDTLLTRYAATKPEYDFVAPDDGFRHQFWVITDEADIKTVTEEFKKMPSLYIADGHHRSAAAALVGAEKAKNNPNHKGDEEYNYFMAVCFQASQLTILDYNRVVKDLNGMEVAEFLKALEKNFTVELKGQNEYRPTKLHEFSMYLDGNWYSLVAKPGTYDDNDPIGVLDVDISSRLILDELMGIKDLRSDKRIDFVGGLRGLGELKRRVDSGEMRWALALYPVSMQQIMDIADSGKIMPPKATWFEPKLRSGLVIHKLD encoded by the coding sequence ATGGCTGTAATCAAACCTTTTAAAGGTATCCGCCCTCCGAAGGACTTAGTTGAATCTGTTGCCAGTCGTCCATACGATGTCTTGGATTCTGAAGAGGCTCGTGTTGAGGCTGGTGATAATGAAAAGAGTTTATATCATATTATCAAGCCGGAAATCAACTTTGAAGTTGGTACAAGTGAATATGACCCAAGAGCATACAACAGTGCTGTTGAGCAGTTCCAGATGTTCCAGGACAAGGGGTGGTTAGTACAGGATGATAAAGAGCATTACTATATCTATGCGCAGACGATGAACGGTAAGACGCAGTATGGTCTTGTTGTTGGAGCTTATGTTGATGACTATTTGAAGGGTAATATCAAGAAGCATGAACTGACACGTAGAGATAAGGAAGAGGATCGCATGAAGCATGTGCGCATCTGCAATGCCAATGTTGAGCCAGTATTCTTTGCTTATCCAGACAACAAGGTGCTGGATACGTTGCTGACACGTTATGCCGCAACTAAGCCAGAATATGACTTTGTAGCACCTGATGATGGATTCAGACATCAGTTCTGGGTTATCACAGATGAAGCTGACATCAAGACTGTGACTGAAGAATTCAAGAAGATGCCAAGCCTTTACATTGCTGATGGTCACCATCGTTCTGCTGCGGCTGCTCTGGTAGGTGCTGAGAAAGCCAAGAACAATCCAAACCACAAGGGTGATGAGGAGTATAATTACTTCATGGCAGTATGTTTCCAGGCAAGTCAATTGACGATTCTCGACTATAACCGTGTTGTTAAGGACTTAAATGGCATGGAAGTTGCAGAGTTCTTGAAGGCTTTGGAGAAGAACTTCACTGTTGAGTTGAAAGGTCAGAATGAATATCGTCCAACGAAGCTGCATGAATTCTCAATGTATCTTGATGGCAACTGGTATAGCCTGGTTGCTAAGCCTGGAACATACGATGATAATGATCCGATTGGTGTTCTTGATGTTGACATCTCAAGCCGACTGATTCTGGACGAACTGATGGGTATAAAGGATCTCCGTTCTGACAAGCGCATTGACTTCGTTGGTGGTCTGCGTGGTCTTGGAGAGTTGAAGCGTCGTGTTGACAGTGGTGAGATGCGTTGGGCATTAGCACTCTATCCTGTATCTATGCAGCAGATTATGGACATTGCTGATAGTGGTAAGATTATGCCACCTAAGGCAACATGGTTTGAGCCTAAACTACGTTCTGGTCTTGTAATCCATAAGCTGGATTGA
- a CDS encoding NAD(P)-dependent oxidoreductase, producing MKVLIATEKPFAPAAVQGITTELKGAGHEVVLLEKYTETAELLEAVKDADAMIVRSDKVTPEVLDAAKQLKIVVRAGAGYDSIDTAYAKGKNVVVENTPGQNSNAVAELVFGMLVYAVRNFYNGKAGTELMGKKLGILAFGNVGRNVARIAKGFGMEVYAYDAFCPAEAIEAAGVHACKTQDELFQSCDVLSLHIPATPQTVKSIDYRVVNQLPKKAILVNTARKEVINEEELLKLMAEREDLKFVTDIKPDADEEFKKFEGRYFSTPKKMGAQTAEANTNAGIAAAKQINAFFATGDTTFQVNK from the coding sequence ATGAAGGTTTTAATTGCAACTGAAAAACCATTTGCACCAGCTGCTGTGCAAGGTATTACGACAGAACTTAAAGGTGCAGGACATGAAGTCGTTCTGCTTGAGAAATACACAGAAACTGCCGAATTGCTTGAGGCTGTGAAAGACGCCGATGCAATGATAGTACGCTCTGATAAGGTTACACCTGAAGTACTTGATGCTGCCAAACAGTTGAAGATTGTTGTTCGTGCAGGTGCTGGTTACGACTCTATCGACACAGCCTATGCAAAGGGAAAGAACGTTGTTGTAGAAAATACTCCTGGTCAGAACTCCAATGCCGTTGCTGAACTTGTATTCGGTATGTTGGTATATGCAGTACGTAATTTCTATAATGGCAAGGCTGGTACGGAATTGATGGGTAAGAAACTTGGTATTCTTGCTTTTGGAAATGTTGGTAGAAATGTTGCACGCATCGCAAAGGGCTTTGGCATGGAAGTATATGCGTACGATGCATTCTGCCCGGCGGAAGCTATCGAGGCTGCTGGCGTTCATGCTTGCAAGACGCAGGATGAGTTGTTCCAGAGTTGTGATGTGCTGTCACTTCACATCCCGGCAACCCCACAGACAGTAAAGAGTATTGATTACCGTGTGGTTAATCAGCTTCCAAAGAAGGCTATTCTCGTGAATACAGCTCGTAAGGAGGTTATCAATGAGGAAGAATTGTTGAAGTTGATGGCTGAGCGTGAGGACTTGAAGTTCGTTACCGACATCAAGCCTGATGCTGATGAGGAGTTCAAGAAGTTTGAAGGTCGCTACTTCTCCACACCGAAGAAGATGGGTGCTCAGACTGCTGAAGCCAATACAAATGCTGGTATAGCAGCTGCAAAGCAGATTAATGCTTTCTTTGCAACTGGTGATACAACATTCCAGGTAAATAAATAA
- a CDS encoding GH92 family glycosyl hydrolase, protein MKRSLFVVSLLLTMVLNSHSVTVHNPVDYVNPLVGSASKSELSTGNTYPAIALPWGMNFWTPQTGKMGDGWTYTYGADKIRGLKQTHQPSPWINDYGQFSIMPVVGKKVFDEEGRASWFSHKAETVTPYYYKVYLADYDVTAEISPTSRAAAMRITYPQAEEAYFVVDAFDKGSSVTIMPDKRTIIGYTTKNSGGVPVGFKNFFVLRFDHDFTYIGSIEDGKLSEGLTSSTCNHAMAVVGFRTKRGERVNVQVASSFISDEQAQRNLKEVEGKSFEEVKAEGRKEWNDVLGRIEVEDENIDHLRTFYSCLYRSVLFPRSFYEFDEQGNPIHYSPYNGQVLPGYLFTDTGFWDTFRSLFPLLNLVYPSMNEKIQAGLVNAYKESGFLPEWASPGHRDCMVGNNSASVVADAYIKGLRGYDIETLWKAVVHGANAVHSTISSTGRRGFDYYNRLGYVPYNVGINESVARTLEYAYDDWCIYQLGLKLGKSAKELKPFKLRAMNYQKVFDKETGLMRGRNEDGSFQSPFNPFKWGDAFTEGNSWHYTWSVFHDPVGLAQLMGGNDRFNAMLDSVFHLPPVFDDSYYGFTIHEIREMQIMNMGNYAHGNQPIQHMIYLYDYSGQPWKAQFWVREVMDRLYTAQPDGYCGDEDNGQTSAWYVFSALGFYPVCPGSTQYMIGTPYFRKVKIQLENGKTVTICADKSDADNRFILRMAINGQPYPHYYLEHETLLSGSDIYFTMGSKPAR, encoded by the coding sequence ATGAAAAGAAGTCTTTTTGTTGTTTCCCTGCTGTTGACTATGGTGTTAAACAGCCATTCTGTCACAGTACATAACCCTGTTGATTACGTGAATCCACTGGTTGGTTCGGCATCAAAGTCGGAGCTGTCGACGGGTAATACTTATCCCGCTATTGCCTTGCCGTGGGGTATGAACTTCTGGACACCACAGACAGGAAAGATGGGAGATGGCTGGACTTACACTTACGGAGCTGATAAGATTCGTGGACTCAAGCAGACTCATCAGCCCAGTCCGTGGATAAATGACTACGGACAGTTCTCAATCATGCCAGTTGTGGGTAAGAAGGTCTTTGATGAGGAAGGTCGTGCCAGCTGGTTCTCTCATAAAGCTGAGACCGTTACGCCTTATTACTACAAGGTTTATCTGGCTGACTATGACGTCACGGCAGAGATAAGTCCTACCAGTCGGGCTGCTGCGATGCGCATTACCTATCCGCAGGCAGAGGAAGCGTACTTCGTTGTGGATGCGTTTGACAAGGGTTCTTCTGTGACAATTATGCCTGATAAGCGCACCATCATTGGCTATACAACGAAGAACAGCGGAGGCGTTCCCGTAGGTTTCAAGAACTTTTTTGTTCTTCGATTCGACCATGACTTTACATACATTGGTAGTATTGAGGATGGTAAATTGTCAGAGGGTTTAACCTCTTCTACCTGCAATCACGCTATGGCTGTTGTGGGATTTCGCACCAAGCGGGGCGAACGAGTCAATGTACAGGTAGCTTCTTCATTTATCAGTGATGAGCAGGCACAGCGTAATCTCAAGGAAGTTGAGGGGAAATCATTTGAAGAAGTGAAGGCAGAAGGTAGAAAGGAGTGGAACGATGTGTTAGGACGTATAGAGGTAGAAGATGAGAATATTGACCATCTTCGTACTTTCTATAGTTGCCTCTATCGCTCTGTACTGTTCCCACGCTCGTTCTATGAGTTTGATGAACAGGGTAATCCTATTCATTATAGCCCTTATAATGGTCAAGTGCTACCAGGCTATCTCTTTACAGACACAGGTTTTTGGGACACCTTCCGTTCGCTCTTCCCATTGCTCAACCTCGTCTATCCGTCAATGAATGAGAAGATACAAGCCGGCTTGGTCAATGCCTATAAGGAGAGTGGATTTCTACCGGAGTGGGCAAGTCCGGGGCATCGCGACTGCATGGTGGGCAATAACTCTGCCTCAGTCGTTGCTGATGCTTATATCAAGGGGCTGCGTGGCTATGATATTGAAACGCTTTGGAAAGCCGTCGTGCATGGTGCTAATGCAGTGCATTCTACGATCAGTTCCACAGGACGCAGGGGCTTCGACTATTATAACCGTTTAGGTTATGTGCCTTACAATGTAGGTATTAACGAGAGTGTTGCCCGCACATTGGAGTATGCTTACGATGACTGGTGTATCTATCAGCTGGGTTTGAAACTCGGAAAGAGTGCCAAGGAGCTCAAGCCTTTCAAACTACGTGCAATGAACTATCAGAAGGTTTTCGACAAGGAGACAGGACTTATGCGTGGACGTAATGAGGATGGAAGTTTCCAGTCACCTTTCAATCCGTTCAAGTGGGGCGATGCCTTCACGGAGGGAAACAGCTGGCATTATACCTGGAGTGTTTTCCACGACCCAGTCGGACTGGCGCAGCTGATGGGAGGAAACGACAGATTCAATGCGATGCTGGACAGTGTCTTCCATCTTCCTCCTGTTTTCGACGACAGTTATTACGGCTTCACGATTCACGAGATACGTGAGATGCAAATCATGAACATGGGAAATTATGCACATGGAAACCAGCCGATACAGCACATGATTTATCTCTATGATTACAGCGGACAGCCTTGGAAGGCGCAATTTTGGGTGCGTGAGGTTATGGACCGTCTCTATACTGCACAGCCCGACGGTTATTGTGGCGACGAGGATAATGGTCAGACTTCAGCCTGGTATGTTTTTTCTGCCCTTGGTTTCTATCCCGTTTGCCCCGGCAGTACGCAGTATATGATAGGGACACCCTATTTCCGCAAGGTCAAGATACAGCTTGAGAATGGCAAGACTGTTACGATTTGTGCTGACAAAAGTGATGCTGATAACCGTTTCATCCTGCGTATGGCCATAAACGGGCAGCCTTATCCACATTATTATCTTGAGCATGAAACATTGCTTTCAGGTTCAGATATATACTTTACGATGGGCAGTAAGCCTGCGAGATAG
- a CDS encoding IMPACT family protein: MDSDKYKTIKEKTISEGYYSEKRSKFLAFVHHVDSVEEALEIVKEYRKKYYDARHCCYAYRVGFEGTEFRANDDGEPSSTAGKPILGQIDSNGLTNTLVCVIRYYGGINLGSGGLIVAYREAAADALANSVIEEKFIEEEIKYTFTYPMMNDVMRIIKEMNPRIIDQEFDNTCEITLSIRKSLAEELRTRLKKLSFD; encoded by the coding sequence ATGGATAGCGATAAATACAAAACAATAAAAGAGAAGACAATTAGCGAGGGATATTACTCTGAAAAGCGGAGTAAGTTCCTCGCTTTTGTGCATCATGTTGACTCTGTAGAAGAGGCTTTGGAAATCGTAAAGGAGTACAGGAAGAAGTATTATGATGCACGCCATTGCTGCTATGCCTATAGAGTAGGTTTTGAAGGAACGGAATTTCGTGCAAATGATGACGGGGAGCCTTCCTCAACAGCAGGTAAGCCGATTCTCGGACAGATTGACAGTAATGGCTTGACAAACACGCTTGTTTGTGTTATTCGCTATTATGGAGGTATAAACCTTGGTTCTGGCGGTTTGATTGTTGCTTATCGTGAAGCAGCTGCAGATGCTTTAGCAAACAGTGTTATAGAGGAAAAGTTCATAGAAGAAGAAATAAAATATACATTTACTTACCCAATGATGAATGATGTTATGCGGATAATAAAGGAAATGAATCCTCGCATCATTGATCAAGAATTTGACAACACCTGTGAAATAACCCTTTCCATAAGGAAGAGTCTGGCAGAAGAACTGCGTACTCGCTTGAAGAAGTTGTCATTTGATTAA